In uncultured Bacteroides sp., the following proteins share a genomic window:
- a CDS encoding cofactor-independent phosphoglycerate mutase, translating to MKHIIILGDGMADWPVKSLQNKTLLQYAKTPYMDLLAKMGKTGQLITVAPGFHPGSEVANMSVLGYNLPQVYEGRGPLEAASIGVELEPGEMAIRCNLICVEGEILKNHSSGHISTEDADVLIKFLQEKLGSDRVTFHTGVAYRHLLVIKGGNKNIECTPPHDVPLHPFRPLLVKATVPEAQETADLINDLILKSQELLKDHPLNLKRVAEGKDPANSIWPWSPGYRPKMETIAQTFPFIKKGAVISAVDLINGIGYYAGLRRIPVEGATGLYDTNYENKVAAALEALRTDDFVYLHIEASDEAGHEGDVDLKLKTIEYLDSRAVGPIYEAVKNWDEPVAIAVLPDHPTPCELRTHTSDPVPFLIYYPGIEADSVQTFDEFSVKEGVYGILKENEFINAFLNDEKKR from the coding sequence ATGAAACATATAATAATATTGGGTGATGGTATGGCCGACTGGCCAGTCAAGTCACTACAAAACAAGACGCTTTTGCAATATGCTAAGACGCCTTACATGGATTTACTAGCAAAGATGGGCAAAACCGGACAATTGATTACTGTTGCTCCGGGTTTTCATCCCGGAAGCGAGGTGGCAAACATGTCCGTTCTTGGTTATAACCTGCCACAAGTATACGAAGGTCGCGGCCCACTGGAAGCTGCAAGCATAGGAGTGGAGCTGGAACCCGGAGAAATGGCCATACGATGCAACCTGATTTGTGTTGAAGGAGAGATTTTAAAGAATCACTCTTCCGGCCATATATCCACTGAAGACGCAGATGTGCTCATTAAATTTCTGCAAGAGAAGTTGGGCAGTGATCGTGTAACCTTTCATACCGGAGTGGCATACCGTCACTTACTGGTTATCAAAGGAGGAAATAAAAACATTGAGTGTACGCCACCTCATGACGTACCGCTCCATCCGTTTCGTCCGTTACTGGTAAAGGCTACAGTGCCCGAAGCTCAGGAAACAGCGGACTTGATAAATGATTTAATATTAAAATCGCAGGAGTTACTCAAGGATCATCCACTAAACTTGAAGCGTGTGGCTGAGGGCAAAGATCCGGCAAACAGCATCTGGCCATGGTCTCCGGGCTATCGTCCAAAGATGGAAACTATTGCACAGACCTTCCCTTTCATCAAGAAAGGAGCTGTTATCTCAGCGGTCGACTTAATAAACGGAATTGGTTACTACGCTGGTCTTCGCCGTATTCCGGTGGAAGGTGCAACCGGACTCTATGATACCAATTATGAGAATAAAGTTGCAGCAGCACTCGAAGCTCTTCGTACAGATGATTTTGTTTACCTCCACATTGAGGCAAGCGATGAGGCCGGACACGAGGGAGATGTGGATTTGAAACTGAAAACCATTGAGTATCTGGATTCCCGTGCGGTAGGTCCTATTTATGAAGCAGTAAAGAACTGGGATGAACCGGTTGCCATTGCTGTGCTTCCCGATCATCCAACGCCATGTGAACTGCGTACACACACTTCAGACCCTGTGCCGTTCCTTATTTATTACCCCGGCATTGAAGCAGATTCCGTGCAGACTTTCGATGAATTTTCAGTGAAAGAGGGAGTATATGGCATATTAAAAGAAAATGAGTTCATTAATGCATTCTTGAACGATGAAAAAAAACGATAA
- the thrA gene encoding bifunctional aspartate kinase/homoserine dehydrogenase I, with protein sequence MKVMKFGGTSVGSVNSILNVKKIVEASEEPVIVVVSALGGITDQLINTSKIAAAGDASYEKDFREIVLRHVNMVKEVIPTGEKQLTVQKQIRALLDELKDIFQGICLIKDLSAKTADTIVSYGERLSSIIVAALIDGAKWFDSRKLIKTEFKHGKHNLDKELTNELIKEAFREIPRVSLMGGFISSDKVSGDVTNLGRGGSDYTAAILAAALDASILEIWTDVDGFMTADPRVISTAYPISELSYVEAMELCNFGAKVVYPPTIYPVCHKNIPIVIKNTFNPAAPGTMIVQDKSVSGGKAIKGISSINDTSLITVTGLGMVGVIGVNYRIFKALAKGGISVFMVSQASSENNTSIGVRTADAELACEVLNEEFAKEIEMGEISCITAENDLATVAVVGENMKHTPGIAGKLFGTLGRNGINVIACAQGASETNISFVIDARSLRKTLNVIHDSFFLSEYQVLNLFISGIGTVGGSLIEQIRCQQQNLMQQNGLKLNVVGIANSKRALFCRAGIDLSKFREELKDKGIPNSPEVFRDEVIGMNIFNSVFVDCTASADVASIYKELLSHNISVVAANKIAASSKYEDYAELKQIARHRGVKFLFETNVGAGLPIINTINDLINSGDKILKIEAVLSGTLNYIFNKISADIPFSHTIKMAQEEGYSEPDPRIDLSGKDVIRKLVILAREAGYKIDQEDVAKNLFIPDEFFKGSLEDFWGKVPSLDADFEARRKVLESEKKHWRFVATFEEGKASVGLQEVDSHHPFYGLEGSNNIILLTTERYREYPMMIQGYGAGAGVTAAGVFADIMSIVNIR encoded by the coding sequence ATGAAAGTAATGAAATTCGGCGGAACATCCGTAGGTTCCGTGAACAGCATTTTAAATGTTAAAAAAATAGTTGAGGCTTCTGAAGAGCCGGTCATCGTTGTAGTTTCTGCATTGGGAGGCATTACAGATCAACTGATAAATACCTCTAAGATTGCTGCTGCCGGTGATGCATCTTACGAAAAAGATTTTCGTGAAATAGTGCTTCGCCATGTCAACATGGTTAAAGAAGTAATTCCTACAGGCGAAAAGCAACTAACTGTTCAGAAACAAATCAGAGCACTTCTTGACGAACTGAAAGACATCTTCCAGGGAATTTGTCTGATAAAAGACCTCTCAGCAAAAACTGCCGATACTATTGTAAGTTATGGTGAAAGATTATCATCCATTATAGTAGCTGCGCTGATAGACGGAGCAAAATGGTTCGATTCACGAAAACTGATAAAGACAGAATTCAAGCACGGTAAGCATAACCTGGATAAGGAACTGACGAATGAACTGATAAAAGAGGCATTCAGGGAAATACCTCGTGTCTCTCTGATGGGTGGATTTATCTCTTCCGATAAAGTGAGCGGAGATGTTACAAACTTAGGCCGGGGAGGATCAGATTATACAGCTGCGATTCTGGCTGCTGCTCTTGATGCTTCAATACTTGAAATATGGACAGACGTAGATGGCTTTATGACTGCCGACCCGAGAGTGATCTCTACTGCTTATCCTATTAGTGAACTAAGTTATGTGGAAGCTATGGAGTTATGCAACTTTGGTGCAAAGGTAGTTTACCCTCCTACAATCTATCCTGTCTGTCACAAGAATATTCCTATTGTTATAAAGAATACATTTAACCCTGCTGCACCGGGCACCATGATTGTTCAGGACAAATCAGTATCTGGTGGAAAAGCCATTAAAGGTATTTCTTCCATTAATGATACCAGCCTTATTACTGTAACAGGTCTGGGCATGGTAGGAGTTATCGGCGTTAATTACCGTATCTTCAAAGCATTGGCAAAGGGTGGCATCAGTGTATTTATGGTTTCTCAGGCATCTTCGGAGAACAACACTTCCATTGGTGTAAGAACTGCTGATGCAGAACTGGCATGCGAAGTGCTTAATGAAGAGTTTGCCAAGGAGATAGAAATGGGTGAGATTAGCTGTATAACAGCAGAGAATGACTTGGCTACAGTGGCTGTTGTAGGAGAAAACATGAAACACACTCCAGGTATTGCCGGTAAGCTGTTTGGTACTCTGGGACGCAATGGTATTAACGTAATTGCTTGTGCACAGGGAGCTTCCGAGACTAACATCTCATTTGTAATTGATGCCAGATCATTACGTAAAACATTAAATGTAATTCACGACTCCTTTTTCCTATCTGAATACCAGGTGCTGAACCTTTTTATCAGCGGTATTGGTACAGTAGGTGGAAGTCTTATTGAACAGATTCGTTGTCAGCAACAAAACCTGATGCAGCAAAACGGACTGAAGCTTAATGTAGTAGGTATTGCAAATAGTAAACGGGCTCTTTTTTGCCGCGCAGGAATTGATCTTAGCAAATTCAGAGAAGAGCTAAAAGATAAAGGAATCCCCAATTCTCCTGAAGTATTCAGAGATGAAGTAATTGGAATGAACATATTCAACTCTGTTTTTGTGGATTGTACCGCAAGTGCAGATGTTGCTTCTATTTACAAGGAACTGCTTTCACATAATATTTCAGTGGTAGCTGCCAATAAAATTGCAGCATCATCTAAATATGAAGATTATGCTGAATTGAAACAGATTGCCCGTCACCGTGGAGTGAAGTTCTTGTTTGAAACAAACGTAGGTGCAGGTCTGCCCATTATCAACACTATCAATGATTTGATAAACAGTGGTGATAAGATTCTGAAGATTGAAGCTGTTCTCTCGGGTACTTTGAACTATATCTTTAATAAGATCAGTGCTGATATTCCTTTTAGCCACACTATTAAGATGGCTCAGGAAGAGGGCTATTCAGAACCAGATCCCCGTATCGACCTCAGCGGTAAGGATGTAATCCGCAAACTGGTGATTTTGGCTCGTGAAGCCGGATATAAGATTGATCAGGAAGATGTGGCGAAGAACCTTTTTATTCCTGATGAGTTCTTTAAAGGCAGTCTGGAAGATTTCTGGGGAAAAGTACCTTCTCTCGATGCAGACTTTGAAGCTAGAAGAAAAGTCTTGGAAAGCGAAAAAAAACACTGGAGATTTGTTGCTACCTTCGAGGAAGGTAAAGCATCTGTGGGATTGCAGGAGGTAGATTCTCATCATCCGTTCTACGGACTTGAGGGAAGCAATAATATTATTCTGCTCACAACGGAACGTTACCGTGAGTATCCAATGATGATTCAGGGATATGGAGCCGGAGCAGGGGTTACTGCAGCAGGAGTTTTCGCAGATATTATGAGTATCGTTAATATTCGATAA
- a CDS encoding SusC/RagA family TonB-linked outer membrane protein, producing MKQNKILVLSLLMCLTVPAIAQQDDKTQTNGKYTDQTIDVGADKTFTREESTASVSVITVNSTDKRSARNIGNSIIGQGSGLISLQNAGNYAAANPTFYVRGLQSLSGSSPLILVDGIERDINNVTPEEVESVTILKDAAAVALYGYKGANGAILVTTKRGKYNSKSTKISFDHVFNFMANKPEFVDAATYGSAVNEARANDGLAARYSNDEIAAFKSGQYPYLYPNVNWVDQTFRDNAVTNKLNIEFTGGGQKFRYFTMINLISDNGFIANPGQNDTYSTQNKYVKANLRSNLDIDLTPSTKLKVNLFGVLNEVSRPGNATDLWDLAYSLPSAAFPIKNESGDWGGNATWDGTTNPVAQSIGAAYTKNNTRSLFSDITLNQNLSGILDGLNGQIRVSYDNTSNIVENHSKTYVYGSATPGAWANGAPTVASNYTGGSDSEMGTDASTNSFSRRFHFDGGFDYQHAFGDNSVYSQLKWDYESQDQYAVNSTIYRQNFSWWTHYGYKNRYYADLALVESASNRLAPGSKWAFSPTLSTSWVISKENFMKDVKWVNFLKLRASAGIINADYLPGDSWTYYIQQYSISGTTYPFNSGYGSSFGMTTLTRLATENYTHEKAYKYNVGLDATLFSGLDVTLEGYYQHRNNIWVEASGKYTDVIGVDAPYQNAGVVNSWGFEASMDYNKKFGEVTFNLGGEFNLNRNKIKEQLEEPRLYDNLVQTGRSLNQIYGLKAIGFFKDQNDIDNSPTQTFSTVKPGDIKYEDVNGDKTIDANDKTAIGYSTAAPQLYYSIHLGAEWRGIGIDAMFQGVGKYSAMLNTKSMYWPLINNTTISQYCYDNRWTADNTDARFPRLSSVSNANNYQTNTVWLADRSFVKLRNLEVYYNFPEKLLKSTKMVNAAKVYLRGIDLFSLDHLAVSDPESYGATNPLNRSVVAGLSVTF from the coding sequence ATGAAACAAAATAAAATATTAGTGTTGTCATTGTTGATGTGTTTAACCGTTCCGGCTATAGCACAACAAGATGATAAAACACAAACTAACGGTAAATATACTGATCAGACAATTGATGTGGGAGCAGACAAAACGTTTACACGTGAAGAGTCAACCGCTTCTGTATCTGTCATAACCGTCAATTCTACAGATAAGCGTAGTGCCAGAAATATAGGTAACTCAATTATTGGTCAGGGCTCTGGTCTTATTTCTTTGCAGAATGCAGGTAATTATGCTGCTGCAAATCCAACATTCTATGTACGCGGTCTTCAGAGTCTTTCCGGAAGCAGTCCGTTAATACTTGTCGATGGTATAGAACGCGATATAAACAATGTTACTCCAGAGGAAGTAGAGTCTGTTACAATTCTTAAGGACGCTGCTGCTGTAGCTTTATATGGTTATAAAGGTGCTAACGGAGCAATATTGGTAACAACAAAACGTGGTAAATACAATAGTAAATCTACAAAAATCTCATTTGATCATGTGTTTAATTTTATGGCAAATAAGCCTGAGTTCGTAGATGCTGCAACTTATGGTAGTGCCGTAAACGAGGCTCGTGCCAACGACGGACTCGCCGCACGTTATTCTAATGATGAAATTGCAGCGTTCAAGTCTGGACAATATCCATATCTTTATCCTAATGTGAATTGGGTGGATCAGACATTTCGCGACAATGCAGTCACAAATAAATTAAATATTGAGTTCACAGGTGGAGGCCAGAAATTCCGTTATTTCACAATGATCAACTTGATTTCAGATAATGGCTTTATTGCAAATCCTGGTCAAAATGATACGTATTCTACACAGAATAAATATGTGAAAGCGAACTTACGCAGCAATTTGGATATAGACCTTACACCTTCCACTAAACTTAAAGTAAATCTTTTTGGTGTATTGAATGAGGTTAGTCGCCCTGGTAATGCTACTGATCTTTGGGATCTGGCTTATTCACTTCCCTCTGCTGCTTTTCCTATTAAGAATGAGAGTGGGGATTGGGGTGGTAATGCAACCTGGGATGGAACAACAAACCCTGTAGCTCAGTCAATAGGTGCTGCGTATACTAAAAATAATACACGTAGTTTATTTTCAGACATAACCCTTAATCAGAATCTTTCAGGTATTTTAGATGGACTTAACGGACAAATCCGTGTATCATATGATAACACTTCAAATATTGTTGAGAATCATAGCAAAACTTATGTTTATGGTAGTGCAACTCCTGGTGCATGGGCAAACGGAGCTCCTACTGTAGCAAGTAATTATACAGGTGGTTCTGATTCAGAAATGGGTACCGACGCTTCAACAAATTCTTTCTCCCGTCGTTTTCATTTTGATGGAGGCTTTGATTATCAGCATGCATTTGGTGATAATTCGGTATATTCTCAGTTAAAATGGGATTATGAGTCTCAGGATCAATATGCTGTAAATAGTACAATCTATCGTCAGAATTTCTCATGGTGGACACATTATGGCTATAAAAATCGTTACTATGCAGATTTAGCTTTGGTAGAGTCTGCTTCTAACCGCTTAGCTCCAGGGTCTAAATGGGCTTTCTCTCCAACTCTTTCAACTAGTTGGGTAATCTCTAAGGAGAACTTTATGAAAGATGTTAAATGGGTAAATTTCTTAAAACTTCGTGCTTCTGCAGGTATTATAAATGCAGATTATCTTCCAGGCGATAGCTGGACATATTATATCCAACAGTATTCAATATCTGGTACTACATATCCGTTTAACTCTGGTTATGGCTCTTCATTCGGTATGACAACTCTGACCAGATTGGCCACTGAAAATTATACGCATGAAAAAGCCTATAAATATAATGTAGGTCTTGACGCTACTTTGTTTTCAGGTCTTGATGTAACATTAGAAGGTTATTATCAGCATCGTAACAATATCTGGGTTGAGGCTAGTGGTAAGTATACTGATGTAATAGGTGTAGACGCTCCTTATCAAAATGCAGGTGTTGTTAATAGCTGGGGCTTTGAAGCCAGTATGGATTACAATAAGAAATTTGGAGAAGTAACTTTCAATCTGGGAGGTGAATTCAACTTAAATCGCAATAAGATCAAAGAACAGTTAGAAGAACCTCGCCTTTACGACAACCTTGTTCAAACAGGTCGTTCACTGAACCAAATTTATGGCCTTAAAGCTATCGGATTCTTCAAGGATCAAAATGATATTGATAATAGTCCTACTCAGACATTCTCAACTGTTAAACCTGGTGACATTAAATATGAAGATGTAAATGGTGATAAAACCATTGATGCTAACGATAAAACAGCCATTGGTTACAGCACAGCTGCTCCTCAACTCTATTATTCTATTCATCTTGGTGCAGAATGGAGAGGCATAGGAATCGATGCTATGTTCCAGGGCGTAGGAAAATACTCTGCAATGCTTAATACTAAGAGTATGTACTGGCCACTTATCAATAATACAACAATATCACAATACTGTTATGATAACCGTTGGACAGCCGATAATACAGATGCCAGATTCCCACGTTTGAGTTCTGTAAGTAATGCAAATAACTATCAGACAAACACAGTGTGGCTTGCTGACCGTTCATTCGTCAAATTGCGTAACCTCGAAGTTTATTATAACTTCCCGGAGAAACTGCTGAAGAGCACAAAAATGGTGAATGCTGCTAAAGTTTACTTGAGAGGTATTGATCTCTTTAGTCTTGATCACTTAGCTGTTTCTGATCCTGAGTCTTATGGTGCTACTAATCCTTTGAACAGAAGCGTTGTTGCAGGACTCTCAGTAACTTTCTAA
- the thrC gene encoding threonine synthase gives MKYYSTNKQAPIADLQEAVVKGLASDKGLFMPESIKPLPKEFFDQIETMSFQEISYRVADAFFGEDIPAETLKQIVYDTLNFDVPLVKVTEDIYSLELFHGPTLAFKDVGGRFMARLLGYFIKKQGQKNVNVLVATSGDTGSAVANGFLGVEGIHVYVLYPKGKVSEIQEKQFTTLGQNITALEVDGTFDDCQALVKSAFMDKELNAHLSLTSANSINVARFLPQSFYYFYAYAQLKKLGKAGNAVFCVPSGNFGNITAGLFGKRMGLPISRFIASNNKNDIFYQYLKTGKYTPQPSVATIANAMDVGDPSNFARVLDLYGGSHEAIIKEISGATYTDEQISETVQWVYNKTHYLLDPHGACGYRALSEHLKPGETGVFLETAHPAKFLETVEKIIGEKVDIPAKLQAFMHGEKKTVLMEKDFAAFKQYLMNV, from the coding sequence ATGAAATATTACAGTACCAATAAGCAGGCACCTATTGCAGATTTGCAGGAAGCAGTGGTGAAGGGACTGGCCTCCGATAAAGGACTTTTTATGCCCGAATCTATCAAGCCACTTCCAAAGGAATTTTTTGATCAGATTGAGACCATGAGTTTTCAGGAAATATCTTACCGTGTGGCAGATGCCTTCTTCGGTGAAGATATTCCGGCCGAAACATTGAAACAAATCGTGTATGATACACTGAACTTTGATGTTCCATTGGTAAAGGTAACAGAAGATATTTACTCTTTAGAGCTGTTTCATGGTCCAACATTGGCATTTAAGGATGTAGGTGGTCGCTTCATGGCTCGTCTGCTGGGCTATTTCATCAAGAAACAAGGTCAGAAGAACGTAAACGTATTGGTAGCCACTTCTGGTGATACAGGAAGTGCCGTGGCCAATGGTTTTCTGGGTGTGGAAGGAATCCATGTGTATGTACTTTATCCAAAAGGAAAAGTAAGCGAAATACAGGAAAAACAGTTCACCACTCTGGGACAAAACATCACAGCTCTCGAAGTTGATGGCACGTTCGACGATTGTCAGGCACTGGTAAAATCAGCCTTTATGGATAAGGAGCTGAATGCGCATCTTTCCCTGACCTCGGCCAATTCAATCAATGTGGCACGCTTTCTGCCTCAGTCCTTCTATTACTTCTATGCTTATGCACAGTTGAAGAAACTAGGCAAGGCAGGCAATGCAGTGTTCTGCGTACCAAGCGGTAACTTTGGTAACATCACAGCCGGATTGTTTGGCAAACGTATGGGATTACCTATCTCTCGTTTCATAGCTTCCAATAACAAGAATGACATCTTCTACCAATACCTGAAAACAGGCAAATATACACCGCAACCTTCAGTAGCAACCATTGCCAACGCTATGGATGTGGGCGATCCAAGTAACTTTGCCCGTGTGCTCGATCTTTACGGAGGAAGTCATGAAGCAATCATAAAGGAAATAAGCGGAGCTACTTATACCGACGAGCAAATAAGTGAGACAGTGCAGTGGGTTTACAACAAAACTCATTACTTGCTCGATCCTCACGGAGCTTGCGGATACCGTGCCCTTTCCGAGCACCTGAAACCAGGTGAAACAGGAGTATTCCTTGAAACAGCTCATCCTGCAAAATTCCTTGAAACAGTAGAAAAGATAATAGGAGAGAAGGTAGACATTCCAGCCAAGCTGCAAGCCTTTATGCATGGTGAGAAGAAAACCGTATTGATGGAGAAAGACTTTGCTGCATTCAAGCAGTATCTAATGAACGTATAA
- a CDS encoding RagB/SusD family nutrient uptake outer membrane protein produces MRLNKLIMVALGTLALASCSENMDYNEYNVYDKDYVTKNFTYVGNLMTAIYRQVDYDFGNYSGAILGSASDESEYAVSGNSIEGFYNGSWSPTNAKSAIWSDSYTGIADCNLVLKEFQGLTFDELVLNSDYDQQMYRYHNYKHEARFWRAYFYFNLVRQYGAVPLVTENMTTDEKNAASRTSADSIFNYIFTECNDIQDSIVKNYSDLGSMALNEQETGRANNLAVLALKARAALYWASPLFNTNNDKERWHTAALYNKQLIDACEARGMKLATSYEALWSTTNWSDAAVTSEIIFGRRAGSISTFEGYNYPVGIEGGNGGNCPTQTLVDAYEMKSTGLGIKETGSGYNESNPYTGRDPRFDVTIAKNGDLKWPSSNANALQTYYGGLNAEPLTGGTPTGYYLKKHCHSAISLASSSKYKVDNHTWITFRLGEFYLNYAEAVYKYLGTPYSVSAEFPVSAVTAVNKIRTRAGMPVFPTTLTPDAFWAKYKNERMVELAFEGHRFWDVRRWKEADAYFKSIQEMKLTKNADGTITYTRNTVSRQWDDKMYLFPIPQTELMKNKNLTQNPGWN; encoded by the coding sequence ATGAGACTAAATAAATTAATCATGGTAGCTCTTGGAACACTGGCACTTGCTTCGTGTTCAGAGAATATGGACTACAATGAATATAATGTTTATGATAAAGATTATGTTACCAAGAACTTCACATACGTGGGTAACTTAATGACAGCTATATATCGTCAGGTAGACTATGACTTTGGTAACTACTCAGGAGCGATTTTAGGTTCAGCATCTGATGAATCTGAATATGCTGTTAGTGGTAATTCTATCGAGGGTTTCTATAATGGTTCATGGAGTCCAACAAATGCAAAGAGTGCTATCTGGTCAGACAGCTACACAGGAATTGCCGATTGCAATCTTGTTTTGAAAGAATTCCAGGGACTTACTTTTGATGAACTTGTGTTGAATAGTGATTATGACCAACAAATGTATCGCTATCATAACTATAAGCACGAAGCTCGTTTCTGGCGTGCATATTTCTATTTTAATCTTGTTCGCCAGTATGGCGCTGTGCCATTGGTAACTGAGAATATGACTACTGATGAGAAGAACGCAGCTTCCAGAACATCGGCAGATAGTATCTTTAATTACATCTTTACTGAATGTAATGATATTCAGGATTCTATAGTTAAGAATTATAGTGATTTAGGTTCAATGGCCTTAAATGAACAGGAGACAGGTAGAGCTAATAATCTGGCTGTGCTTGCACTCAAGGCACGTGCAGCTCTTTATTGGGCAAGCCCTTTATTCAACACAAACAATGATAAGGAACGTTGGCATACGGCTGCTCTCTATAATAAACAACTGATTGACGCTTGTGAAGCACGAGGCATGAAACTTGCTACTTCTTATGAAGCATTATGGTCAACAACCAATTGGAGTGATGCAGCTGTAACATCTGAGATCATTTTTGGCCGTCGTGCTGGTTCAATCAGTACATTTGAAGGTTATAACTATCCTGTTGGTATTGAAGGAGGAAATGGTGGTAACTGCCCAACACAAACACTGGTCGATGCTTATGAAATGAAAAGTACCGGTCTTGGCATAAAAGAGACAGGTAGTGGTTATAATGAAAGCAATCCTTATACAGGACGTGACCCTCGTTTTGATGTTACCATTGCTAAGAACGGAGATTTAAAATGGCCATCAAGTAACGCTAATGCATTGCAGACATATTATGGTGGTTTAAATGCCGAACCGTTGACAGGTGGTACCCCTACAGGTTATTATCTTAAAAAGCATTGCCACTCTGCTATTAGTTTAGCATCAAGCAGTAAATATAAGGTTGATAATCATACATGGATTACATTCCGTCTTGGTGAGTTCTATTTGAATTATGCTGAAGCTGTATACAAATATTTAGGTACTCCTTATTCAGTAAGTGCTGAATTTCCAGTGTCTGCTGTAACTGCTGTCAATAAGATCCGTACTCGTGCCGGCATGCCTGTTTTCCCAACAACACTTACTCCCGATGCATTCTGGGCTAAGTATAAAAACGAACGTATGGTTGAGTTGGCGTTTGAAGGTCATCGCTTCTGGGATGTACGCCGCTGGAAAGAAGCTGATGCATACTTTAAGAGTATACAAGAGATGAAACTGACAAAGAATGCCGATGGTACAATTACATATACACGTAATACCGTCAGCCGTCAGTGGGATGATAAAATGTATTTGTTCCCTATACCTCAGACAGAATTGATGAAGAATAAAAATCTGACACAGAATCCTGGTTGGAATTAA